The Pseudomonas sp. DG56-2 genome contains a region encoding:
- a CDS encoding methyl-accepting chemotaxis protein, producing MVNSDEQSNRTNSVAAAINQLGAAAQEIAHNAAQASQQASSARHLAEEGQQVVDRSIAAMNRLSDLICTSSSHIETLNSKTVNIGQILEVITSISQQTNLLALNAAIEAARAGEAGRGFAVVADEVRNLAHRTQESAQQVQNMIEELQVGARESVDTMGQSQRHSQDSVEIANQAGERLGSVTLRIGEIDGMNQSVATATEEQTAVVDSINMDINEINMLNQEGVENLQSTLRACADLEQQATRLKHLVGSFRI from the coding sequence ATGGTCAACTCCGACGAGCAATCCAATCGGACGAACAGCGTCGCTGCCGCAATCAACCAGCTTGGCGCCGCTGCCCAGGAAATCGCCCACAACGCCGCCCAGGCCTCGCAGCAAGCAAGTTCGGCGCGTCATCTGGCCGAAGAGGGCCAGCAGGTGGTCGATCGCAGTATTGCCGCGATGAACCGCCTGTCGGATTTGATCTGCACCTCCAGTTCGCACATCGAGACGCTCAACAGCAAGACCGTGAATATCGGCCAGATCCTCGAAGTGATCACCAGCATCTCCCAGCAGACCAACCTGCTCGCACTCAACGCTGCAATCGAAGCTGCCCGGGCGGGTGAAGCCGGTCGAGGTTTCGCCGTGGTCGCCGATGAGGTGCGCAACCTCGCCCACCGTACCCAGGAGTCTGCGCAACAAGTACAGAACATGATCGAGGAGCTGCAAGTGGGAGCCCGCGAGTCGGTCGACACCATGGGCCAGAGCCAGCGCCACAGCCAGGACAGCGTCGAAATCGCCAATCAGGCCGGTGAGCGCCTGGGCAGCGTCACCCTGCGCATCGGCGAGATCGACGGCATGAACCAATCAGTGGCTACCGCTACCGAAGAGCAAACTGCCGTGGTCGATTCGATCAACATGGACATCAACGAGATCAACATGCTCAACCAGGAAGGCGTGGAAAACCTGCAGTCGACCCTGCGCGCTTGTGCCGACCTCGAGCAACAGGCCACGCGCCTGAAACATCTGGTCGGCAGTTTCCGCATCTGA
- a CDS encoding glycosyltransferase family 1 protein, protein MLIVHIADITMFYAPASGGVRTYLDAKHRRLDHTPGVRHSLLIPGASPQHANGIYQVPAPALPFGNGYRFPLRLAPWRNILQDLQPDLIEVGDPYLTAWAALDARRQLDVPVIGFYHSDLPLLVSNRMGNWFTPNVEAYVSKLYGNFDRVLAPSLVMANKLRGLGVGNVHVQRLGVDLATFNPEHRDDDLRRQLHIADNTHLLVFAGRGSREKNLPVLLDCMKRLGRHYHLLLVGSHMPSNVPANVSVIDHFCPAHEVGRLLASADALVHAGDQETFGLVILEAMASAIPVIAVAAGAFREIVDDRFGRLCTPNDGQAMAKAVREVFEEGAVQLGQQARRHVEQHYAWDSVVNGLLAHYRAVLGHELQVRTHA, encoded by the coding sequence ATGCTGATCGTGCACATCGCTGACATCACCATGTTCTACGCCCCGGCCAGTGGCGGGGTGCGGACTTATCTTGATGCCAAACATCGCCGCCTGGACCACACCCCCGGTGTCCGTCACAGCCTGTTGATCCCCGGTGCCAGCCCCCAGCATGCCAATGGTATCTATCAGGTCCCGGCCCCCGCCCTGCCATTCGGAAACGGCTACCGCTTTCCCCTGCGCCTGGCACCCTGGCGCAACATTCTCCAGGACCTGCAACCGGACCTGATTGAAGTCGGTGACCCTTACCTCACTGCCTGGGCCGCACTGGATGCGCGGCGCCAGCTCGACGTACCGGTGATCGGCTTCTACCACTCGGACCTACCGCTGTTGGTCAGCAACCGCATGGGCAACTGGTTCACCCCCAATGTCGAGGCCTATGTCAGCAAGCTGTATGGCAACTTCGACCGGGTCTTGGCCCCCAGCCTGGTAATGGCCAACAAACTTCGCGGCCTGGGCGTGGGCAATGTTCATGTCCAGCGCCTGGGCGTAGACCTTGCCACCTTCAATCCAGAGCACCGCGACGACGATCTGCGCCGCCAACTGCACATCGCTGACAACACCCACTTATTGGTGTTTGCCGGCCGTGGCTCGCGGGAAAAGAACCTTCCTGTACTGCTGGATTGCATGAAACGCCTCGGCAGGCACTACCACTTGCTGTTGGTAGGCTCGCACATGCCTTCCAACGTGCCGGCCAACGTCAGCGTCATCGACCACTTCTGTCCGGCCCACGAAGTCGGTCGCTTGCTGGCCAGTGCCGATGCCCTGGTCCATGCTGGCGACCAGGAAACTTTCGGCCTGGTCATACTCGAAGCCATGGCCAGCGCAATCCCGGTAATTGCGGTGGCCGCAGGCGCATTCAGGGAGATTGTCGACGACCGTTTTGGTCGGTTGTGTACCCCCAACGATGGCCAGGCCATGGCCAAGGCAGTGCGTGAAGTCTTCGAAGAGGGTGCGGTGCAGCTCGGCCAGCAGGCGCGTCGCCACGTCGAGCAACACTACGCCTGGGACAGCGTGGTCAATGGCTTGCTGGCCCACTACCGCGCCGTTCTGGGCCATGAGCTGCAGGTACGAACCCATGCTTGA
- the pcaF gene encoding 3-oxoadipyl-CoA thiolase, protein MMREVFICDAIRTPIGRFGGALAGVRADDLAAVPIKALIERNPQVHWDQVDEVFLGCANQAGEDNRNVARMALLLAGLPDSVPGVTLNRLCASGMDAVGTAFRAIASGEMELAIAGGVESMSRAPFVMGKADSAYSRNMKLEDTTIGWRFINPLMKAQYGVDAMPQTADNVADDYQVSRADQDAFALRSQQRTAAAQAAGYFAEEIVAVHIAHKKGETLVEQDEHPRADTTLEALTRLKPVNGPDKTVTAGNASGVNDGAAALLLASAEAVKKHGLTPRARILGMASAGVAPRVMGIGPVPAVRKLTERLGVAVSDFDVIELNEAFASQGLAVLRELGLADDAPQVNPNGGAIALGHPLGMSGARLILTAMHQLEKSGGRKGLATMCVGVGQGLALAIERV, encoded by the coding sequence ATGATGCGTGAAGTATTTATCTGCGACGCCATTCGCACCCCCATTGGCCGTTTCGGCGGCGCCCTGGCCGGTGTACGTGCCGATGACCTGGCAGCCGTACCGATCAAGGCATTGATCGAGCGCAACCCGCAGGTGCATTGGGATCAGGTCGACGAAGTGTTCCTCGGCTGCGCCAACCAGGCCGGTGAAGACAACCGCAACGTTGCGCGAATGGCGCTATTACTGGCCGGCCTGCCGGACAGCGTACCCGGGGTCACCCTCAACCGTCTTTGCGCCTCGGGCATGGACGCGGTCGGCACGGCATTTCGTGCCATTGCCAGCGGCGAAATGGAGTTGGCGATTGCCGGGGGCGTCGAGTCGATGTCACGCGCTCCGTTTGTCATGGGTAAGGCCGACAGTGCTTACTCGCGCAACATGAAGCTGGAAGACACCACCATTGGCTGGCGTTTCATCAATCCGTTGATGAAGGCCCAGTATGGCGTCGATGCCATGCCTCAGACGGCTGACAACGTCGCCGATGATTACCAAGTGTCGCGTGCCGACCAGGACGCCTTCGCCTTGCGCAGCCAGCAGCGAACCGCTGCCGCCCAGGCCGCAGGCTACTTTGCCGAAGAAATCGTCGCTGTGCATATCGCCCACAAAAAGGGCGAAACGTTGGTTGAGCAGGACGAGCATCCTCGAGCCGACACGACCCTCGAGGCTCTGACCCGCCTCAAACCGGTCAACGGCCCAGACAAAACCGTCACTGCCGGCAACGCTTCTGGGGTCAACGACGGCGCCGCCGCGCTGTTGTTGGCGTCGGCTGAGGCGGTGAAAAAGCACGGCCTGACCCCGCGTGCGCGGATATTGGGTATGGCCAGTGCGGGCGTCGCCCCGCGCGTGATGGGCATTGGTCCGGTGCCCGCGGTGCGCAAACTGACCGAGCGTCTCGGTGTGGCGGTCAGTGATTTCGATGTGATTGAGCTGAACGAAGCCTTCGCCAGCCAAGGCTTGGCCGTGCTGCGTGAACTGGGGCTGGCCGATGATGCGCCACAGGTCAATCCTAATGGCGGCGCGATTGCCCTGGGGCACCCGCTGGGTATGAGTGGCGCGCGCTTGATCCTCACGGCCATGCATCAGTTGGAGAAAAGCGGCGGACGCAAAGGCCTGGCGACTATGTGTGTAGGCGTGGGTCAGGGCTTGGCTTTGGCTATCGAGCGGGTGTAA
- the pcaR gene encoding pca regulon transcriptional regulator PcaR: MTEETPPKAPGLNDEVRSSFASLAPPIVASPAKRIQAFTGDPDFMTSLARGLAVVQAFQERKRHLTIAQISHRTEIPRAAVRRCLHTLIKLGYATTDGRTYSLLPKVLTLGHAYLSSTPLAVSAQPYLDRMSDQLHEACNMATLEGDDILYIARSATVQRLISVDLSVGGRLPAYCTSMGRILLAALDDATLHEYLEHADLQAKTSRTIHDPAALLECLQQVRQQGWCVVDQELEQGLRSIAVPVYDASGQVLAALNVSTHAGRVSRTELEQRFLPIMIAASRDLSTQLFA; encoded by the coding sequence ATGACAGAAGAAACCCCGCCCAAAGCGCCTGGATTGAACGATGAGGTACGCAGTTCGTTTGCGTCTCTAGCACCGCCCATCGTTGCCTCGCCGGCAAAGCGCATACAGGCGTTTACCGGCGATCCGGATTTCATGACCTCGCTGGCCCGTGGGCTGGCGGTGGTTCAGGCGTTCCAGGAGCGCAAGCGTCATTTGACCATCGCGCAGATCAGCCACCGCACAGAAATTCCACGTGCTGCGGTGCGCCGTTGCCTGCATACCTTGATCAAACTGGGCTACGCCACTACTGATGGACGTACCTATTCACTCCTGCCCAAAGTCTTGACCCTTGGTCACGCGTATCTGTCCTCCACACCATTGGCGGTGTCGGCCCAGCCGTATCTGGATCGAATGAGTGATCAATTGCACGAGGCCTGCAACATGGCCACGCTCGAAGGCGACGACATCCTTTATATAGCTCGCTCGGCTACGGTGCAGCGCTTGATTTCAGTGGACCTCTCGGTCGGGGGGCGTCTGCCGGCCTATTGCACGTCCATGGGCCGCATTCTCTTGGCGGCGCTGGATGACGCAACGCTGCATGAATACCTGGAGCATGCCGACCTGCAGGCCAAGACCAGTCGTACCATTCATGATCCGGCGGCGCTGCTTGAGTGTTTGCAGCAGGTCCGTCAGCAGGGCTGGTGTGTGGTTGACCAGGAGTTGGAGCAAGGCCTGCGTTCGATAGCCGTACCGGTCTACGATGCATCCGGGCAGGTGCTGGCGGCGCTGAACGTCAGTACCCATGCCGGTCGAGTCAGCCGTACCGAACTCGAGCAGCGCTTCTTGCCGATCATGATCGCCGCCAGTCGCGACTTGAGTACCCAGTTGTTTGCCTGA
- a CDS encoding MFS transporter, producing the protein MNSPQAAVGNCLDVQSFINTQPLSRYQWRVVILCFLIVFLDGLDTAAMGFIAPALSQDWGIDRASLGPVMSAALIGMVFGALGSGPLADRFGRKGVLVGAVVVFGAFSLASAYSTNVDQLLVLRFLTGLGLGAGMPNATTLLSEYTPERHKSLLVTSMFCGFNLGMAGGGFISAKLIPAFGWHSLLLIGGLLPLLLAVVLVFWLPESARFLVVRNRGTDKVRKTLTPIDPAIVGQASSFSVPEQNSVKARNVLAVIFSGTYSAGTLLLWLTYFMGLVIVYLLTSWLPTLMRDSGASMEQAAFIGALFQFGGVLSAVVVGWAMDRFNPHKVIGTFYLLAGVFAYAVGQSLGNITVLATLVLIAGMCVNGAQSAMPSLAARFYPTQGRATGVSWMLGIGRFGAILGAWMGATLLGLGWNFEQVLTALVIPAALATLAVIIKGMVSHADAT; encoded by the coding sequence ATGAACAGTCCACAAGCTGCTGTCGGAAACTGCCTTGATGTGCAGTCTTTCATCAATACACAACCCCTGTCGCGCTACCAATGGCGCGTGGTGATTCTGTGCTTCCTTATTGTTTTTCTCGATGGTCTGGATACCGCAGCCATGGGCTTTATTGCCCCGGCGCTGTCCCAGGATTGGGGTATCGACCGCGCCAGCCTGGGCCCGGTCATGAGCGCGGCGCTGATTGGTATGGTTTTCGGCGCGCTGGGCTCGGGCCCCCTGGCCGACCGCTTTGGGCGCAAGGGGGTGCTGGTGGGCGCAGTGGTGGTGTTCGGCGCTTTCAGCCTGGCATCGGCCTACAGCACCAATGTCGATCAATTGCTGGTGCTGCGGTTTCTCACCGGCCTGGGGCTTGGCGCCGGTATGCCCAACGCCACCACACTGCTTTCCGAATACACCCCGGAACGACACAAGTCGCTGTTGGTCACCAGTATGTTCTGTGGTTTCAACCTGGGCATGGCCGGCGGTGGATTCATTTCGGCCAAGCTGATTCCGGCATTCGGCTGGCATAGTTTGCTGCTGATCGGTGGCCTTCTGCCGCTGTTGCTGGCCGTGGTCCTGGTGTTCTGGTTGCCAGAGTCTGCGCGCTTTCTGGTGGTGCGCAACCGTGGTACCGATAAGGTTCGCAAGACCCTGACGCCGATCGATCCGGCCATTGTCGGCCAGGCATCGAGTTTCAGCGTGCCGGAACAGAACTCGGTGAAAGCTCGCAATGTCCTTGCGGTGATTTTCTCCGGCACTTATAGCGCCGGCACCTTATTGTTGTGGCTGACGTATTTCATGGGCCTGGTGATTGTCTACCTGCTCACCAGTTGGTTGCCAACGCTAATGCGCGACAGTGGCGCGAGCATGGAGCAGGCAGCATTTATTGGTGCCTTGTTCCAGTTCGGCGGGGTGCTCAGCGCGGTAGTCGTGGGTTGGGCCATGGACCGCTTTAACCCGCACAAGGTTATCGGCACTTTCTATCTGCTTGCAGGGGTGTTTGCCTACGCGGTGGGGCAGAGCCTTGGCAACATCACCGTGTTGGCGACGCTGGTGTTGATCGCCGGTATGTGCGTCAACGGTGCGCAATCGGCAATGCCTTCGCTGGCCGCGCGTTTCTATCCGACCCAAGGCCGCGCCACGGGCGTGTCATGGATGCTTGGCATCGGTCGTTTCGGCGCCATTCTCGGTGCCTGGATGGGCGCGACCCTGCTGGGATTGGGCTGGAATTTCGAACAGGTGCTCACCGCGCTGGTGATCCCGGCGGCACTCGCCACCCTGGCAGTGATTATCAAGGGCATGGTCAGCCACGCTGACGCAACTTGA
- a CDS encoding CoA transferase subunit A, with product MAEILSLHDAVKQFVHDGDSVALEGFTHLIPTAAGHEIIRQGKKDLTLVRMTPDLIYDQLIGAGCARKLIFSWGGNPGVGSLHRLRDAVEKQWPQAMEIEEHSHADLANAYVAGASGLPFAVLRAYAGSDLPKVNPLIKSVTCPFTGEVLAAVPSVRPDVTVIHAQKADRKGNVLLWGILGVQKEAALAAKRCIVTVEEIVDDLKAPMNACVLPTWALSAVCLVPGGAHPSYAHGYYERDNRFYQAWDPIARNREVFTAWIDEYIRGTADFNEFKAKLASASEAAQ from the coding sequence ATGGCTGAAATTCTCTCGCTCCACGACGCCGTGAAGCAATTCGTCCATGACGGTGACAGTGTCGCCCTCGAAGGCTTTACGCATTTGATTCCGACTGCCGCTGGGCATGAAATCATTCGTCAGGGCAAGAAAGATCTGACCCTGGTACGTATGACTCCTGACTTGATTTACGATCAACTGATCGGCGCCGGCTGTGCTCGCAAACTGATTTTCTCCTGGGGTGGCAACCCCGGTGTCGGCTCGTTGCACCGTTTGCGCGATGCCGTCGAAAAGCAATGGCCGCAGGCGATGGAAATCGAAGAGCACAGCCATGCCGACCTGGCCAACGCCTATGTTGCCGGTGCCTCGGGCCTGCCTTTTGCTGTGTTGCGCGCTTATGCCGGCTCCGATCTGCCCAAGGTCAACCCGCTGATCAAGAGCGTGACCTGCCCGTTTACCGGTGAAGTGCTTGCCGCCGTTCCTTCGGTTCGCCCGGATGTCACCGTGATTCACGCACAGAAGGCCGACCGCAAAGGCAACGTGCTGCTCTGGGGCATCCTTGGTGTACAGAAAGAGGCAGCACTGGCGGCCAAGCGTTGCATCGTCACTGTCGAAGAAATTGTCGATGACCTCAAGGCGCCGATGAACGCCTGTGTGCTGCCTACCTGGGCACTTTCGGCGGTCTGTCTGGTGCCTGGTGGTGCGCACCCATCCTACGCGCATGGCTATTACGAGCGAGACAATCGTTTCTACCAGGCCTGGGATCCGATTGCGCGCAATCGCGAGGTCTTCACCGCCTGGATCGACGAATACATTCGCGGCACCGCCGATTTCAATGAATTCAAGGCAAAACTGGCCAGCGCTTCGGAGGCTGCACAATGA
- a CDS encoding helicase HerA-like domain-containing protein produces MPDFSQFILGADPAGQPVAQAMRLANRHGLVAGATGTGKTVTLQHMAEAFSDAGVAVFAADVKGDLCGLGAIGNPQGKVAERIATMPWLEYRAQAYPVSLWDIHGQTGHPLRTTLSEMGPLLLGNLLELTDSQQAALYAAFKVADREGLLLLDIKDLKALLAHLKDNPQLLGDDSALMTTGSSQALLRRLATLEQQGAEALFGEPALQLEDLLRPDADGRGRIHLLDASRLVHEAPKVYATFLLWLLAELFEQLPERGDADKPLLALFFDEAHLLFNGTPKALQDRLEQVVRLIRSKGVGVYFVTQSPSDLPDDVLAQLGLRVQHGLRAFTAKEQKSLKAVAEGFRPNPDIDTLSVLTELGIGEALVGTLQEKGTPGMVQRVLIAPPQSRMGPLSDSERAALIKASPLAGHYDKPVDRESAYEMLTARKGGAAVPEQAPVAAEESFADKAGEFLQSAAGQAIKSAVRQAANQFGRQLVRGLMGSLLGGSKRR; encoded by the coding sequence ATGCCTGACTTTTCGCAGTTCATTCTTGGTGCCGATCCGGCCGGTCAACCGGTAGCTCAAGCTATGCGTCTGGCCAACCGTCACGGCCTGGTTGCCGGCGCTACCGGCACAGGTAAGACGGTGACCTTGCAACATATGGCCGAGGCGTTCAGCGATGCTGGAGTCGCTGTGTTCGCCGCCGACGTCAAAGGTGACCTGTGTGGCTTGGGCGCCATCGGCAACCCCCAGGGCAAAGTGGCAGAGCGCATTGCCACAATGCCGTGGCTCGAGTATCGGGCGCAGGCTTACCCCGTCAGCCTCTGGGATATTCATGGGCAGACTGGCCACCCCTTGCGTACCACCCTCAGTGAGATGGGGCCGTTGTTGCTGGGGAACCTGTTGGAACTGACCGACAGCCAGCAGGCAGCACTTTATGCAGCATTCAAGGTGGCTGATCGCGAAGGTCTGCTGCTGCTCGACATCAAGGACCTCAAGGCACTTCTTGCGCACCTCAAGGACAACCCGCAGTTGCTGGGTGATGACAGCGCTCTGATGACAACCGGCTCCAGTCAGGCGCTGTTGCGGCGTTTGGCTACCCTGGAGCAACAAGGTGCCGAGGCCTTGTTTGGTGAGCCGGCGTTGCAATTGGAGGATCTGCTGCGCCCTGATGCCGACGGTCGTGGACGTATTCACCTGCTCGACGCCAGCCGCCTGGTTCACGAGGCGCCGAAGGTCTATGCGACATTCTTGTTATGGCTTCTGGCTGAGCTGTTCGAGCAGCTTCCTGAGCGCGGCGATGCCGACAAGCCTTTGCTGGCGCTGTTTTTCGACGAAGCGCACCTGCTCTTCAATGGCACGCCCAAGGCGTTGCAGGATCGCCTGGAGCAAGTGGTTCGTCTGATTCGCTCCAAAGGTGTGGGGGTGTACTTCGTCACTCAGTCGCCAAGTGATTTGCCAGACGATGTTCTGGCCCAGTTGGGTTTGCGGGTTCAGCACGGGCTGCGCGCTTTCACTGCCAAGGAGCAGAAGTCCTTGAAAGCCGTGGCTGAAGGCTTTCGTCCCAACCCTGATATCGACACCTTGAGTGTGTTGACTGAACTTGGGATCGGTGAGGCCTTGGTGGGTACTTTGCAGGAGAAGGGCACACCGGGCATGGTCCAGCGCGTGTTGATTGCCCCGCCACAATCGCGGATGGGGCCTTTGAGCGACTCTGAGCGCGCTGCACTGATCAAGGCCTCGCCGTTGGCCGGGCACTATGACAAGCCGGTGGATCGCGAATCAGCCTACGAAATGCTCACGGCTCGCAAAGGTGGTGCCGCGGTGCCCGAACAGGCGCCAGTTGCCGCCGAGGAGAGTTTTGCCGACAAGGCCGGAGAGTTTTTGCAGAGCGCGGCCGGACAAGCGATCAAGTCGGCGGTGCGCCAGGCAGCCAATCAGTTCGGGCGCCAGTTGGTGCGAGGCTTGATGGGGTCGTTACTAGGGGGCAGCAAGCGTCGCTAG
- a CDS encoding inorganic phosphate transporter codes for MIDLFSGLDAWVLVSLLLALTFVLAFEFINGFHDTANAVATVIYTKAMPPHLAVFFSGVFNFLGVLLGGVGVAYAIVHLLPVELLINVNTGHGLAMVFSLLAAAIAWNLGTWYFGIPASSSHTLIGSILGVGLANALISDIPLGDGVNWQKAIDIGMSLVLSPLAGFAVAALVLLGLKWWRPLSKMHKTPEQRRKLDDKKHPPFWNRLVLVISAMAVSFVHGSNDGQKGIGLIMLVLIGIVPAQFVLDLNSTTYQIERTRDATLHLNQFYQRNQATLGEFLALGKAQTGDLPEQFSCNPQQTEPTINALLDSLKGVTEYRSLSPEKRVEVRRYLLCLDDTAKKVGKLPGLQAREKADLDKLRKDLTATTEYAPFWVILAVALALGLGTMVGWKRVVLTIGEKIGKQGMTYAQGMSAQITAACAIGMANIFSLPVSTTHVLSSGVAGTMVANKSGLQGGTVKTILLAWVLTLPATVALSAGLFWLATKYIV; via the coding sequence ATGATCGATTTATTCAGCGGACTTGATGCTTGGGTACTGGTGAGCTTGCTGCTCGCTTTGACCTTCGTACTCGCCTTCGAGTTCATCAATGGCTTTCATGACACCGCTAACGCGGTAGCTACAGTCATTTATACCAAAGCCATGCCCCCGCACCTGGCGGTGTTCTTTTCTGGGGTGTTCAACTTCCTTGGTGTGCTGCTCGGCGGTGTCGGGGTGGCCTATGCCATCGTCCACCTGTTGCCGGTGGAGCTGCTGATCAACGTTAACACCGGTCATGGATTGGCCATGGTTTTCTCTTTGCTCGCCGCCGCCATTGCCTGGAACCTGGGCACCTGGTACTTCGGTATTCCGGCTTCCAGCTCCCACACCCTGATTGGCTCGATCCTCGGCGTTGGCCTGGCCAACGCCCTGATCAGCGACATCCCGTTGGGTGATGGGGTCAACTGGCAGAAGGCTATCGATATCGGCATGTCCCTGGTACTCTCGCCCCTGGCCGGTTTCGCCGTGGCTGCGCTGGTTCTGCTCGGGCTGAAATGGTGGCGTCCACTGTCGAAGATGCACAAGACGCCAGAACAACGTCGCAAGCTCGACGACAAGAAGCACCCCCCCTTCTGGAACCGCCTGGTCCTGGTGATTTCCGCCATGGCCGTGAGCTTCGTGCACGGTTCCAACGATGGTCAGAAAGGTATCGGCCTGATCATGCTGGTACTGATCGGTATCGTGCCAGCCCAGTTCGTTCTCGACCTGAACAGCACTACCTACCAGATCGAGCGTACTCGCGACGCTACCCTGCACCTTAACCAGTTCTACCAGCGCAACCAGGCTACCCTGGGTGAATTCCTGGCACTGGGCAAGGCACAGACGGGCGATCTGCCGGAGCAGTTCAGTTGCAACCCGCAGCAGACCGAGCCAACTATCAATGCCCTGCTCGACTCGCTAAAAGGCGTAACCGAGTACCGTTCGCTGTCGCCGGAAAAACGCGTTGAAGTACGTCGTTACCTCCTCTGCCTGGACGACACGGCCAAGAAAGTTGGCAAGCTGCCGGGCCTGCAAGCGCGTGAAAAGGCTGACCTGGACAAGCTACGCAAAGACCTGACGGCCACTACCGAGTACGCCCCGTTCTGGGTGATCCTCGCGGTTGCCCTGGCCCTGGGCCTGGGTACCATGGTTGGCTGGAAGCGTGTCGTACTGACCATCGGTGAGAAAATCGGCAAGCAGGGCATGACTTACGCCCAGGGCATGTCGGCACAAATCACCGCTGCCTGCGCCATCGGCATGGCCAACATTTTCAGCCTGCCGGTATCGACCACCCATGTCTTGTCCTCGGGCGTAGCCGGTACCATGGTCGCAAACAAAAGCGGCCTGCAAGGTGGCACCGTCAAGACCATCCTGCTGGCCTGGGTCCTGACCCTGCCTGCAACCGTGGCCCTGTCGGCTGGCCTGTTCTGGTTGGCGACCAAGTACATCGTCTGA
- a CDS encoding CoA-transferase subunit beta, with translation MSYSTNEMMTVAAARRLRNGAVCFVGIGLPSKAANLARLTSSPDVVLIYESGPIGAKPSVLPLSIGDGELAETADTVVPTGEIFRYWLQGGRIDVGFLGAAQVDRFGNINTTVVGDYHQPKVRLPGAGGAPEIAGSAKQVLIILKQSNRAFVDKLDFITSVGHGEGGDSRKRLGLPGDGPVGIITDLCIMEPEADTHEFVVTAIHPGVTREQVIAATGWAIRFADNVQITAEPTEVELSALRDLEARTAAAHGQAPGEA, from the coding sequence ATGAGCTACTCCACCAATGAAATGATGACCGTCGCCGCAGCCCGTCGTCTGCGCAATGGTGCCGTGTGCTTCGTGGGCATTGGCCTGCCGTCCAAGGCTGCCAACCTGGCGCGGCTGACGTCTTCTCCGGATGTGGTACTGATCTATGAATCCGGTCCGATTGGCGCCAAACCCAGTGTCCTGCCGCTCTCGATTGGTGACGGTGAGTTGGCCGAAACTGCCGACACTGTGGTGCCGACCGGCGAAATCTTCCGTTACTGGTTGCAGGGTGGGCGTATCGATGTGGGCTTTCTGGGCGCAGCTCAAGTGGACCGCTTCGGCAACATCAATACCACGGTAGTCGGTGATTACCATCAGCCTAAGGTGCGCTTGCCAGGTGCCGGTGGCGCGCCGGAGATTGCCGGCTCCGCCAAACAGGTGCTGATCATCCTCAAACAGTCCAACCGTGCCTTCGTCGACAAGCTCGACTTCATTACCTCGGTCGGCCACGGCGAAGGTGGCGATTCCCGCAAGCGTCTGGGGCTGCCGGGCGACGGGCCGGTGGGAATCATCACCGACCTGTGCATCATGGAACCGGAAGCGGATACCCATGAGTTCGTCGTGACCGCGATCCACCCTGGCGTGACCCGTGAGCAAGTTATTGCAGCCACTGGCTGGGCTATTCGTTTTGCCGATAACGTCCAGATCACCGCCGAACCGACTGAAGTCGAGCTCAGCGCCTTGCGTGACCTGGAAGCGCGTACCGCGGCCGCTCATGGCCAAGCGCCAGGAGAAGCATGA